The Staphylothermus marinus F1 genome has a segment encoding these proteins:
- a CDS encoding PIN domain-containing protein: MHGSESLQNLFLELYSLEDLKILSVCAEEYLAAISMMAETGLDANDCLALKIMRDKGITEIYTFDKGFERFVKRLL; encoded by the coding sequence ATTCATGGATCCGAGTCTCTACAGAATCTCTTCTTAGAACTTTACTCGCTTGAAGACCTCAAAATACTTAGTGTTTGCGCTGAAGAATATCTTGCAGCCATCTCCATGATGGCTGAAACTGGATTAGATGCAAACGATTGCTTAGCTCTCAAAATCATGAGAGATAAGGGAATCACGGAAATATACACATTCGACAAAGGCTTCGAACGATTTGTGAAGAGATTGCTCTAG
- a CDS encoding PLP-dependent cysteine synthase family protein gives MSEKRFILKVFRNPMEMLPHIWPTPLVFLPSLSDKDREVYGKLEYFNPFSHSIKDRAVWNMVVKAYQECIECKKLYEATSGNVGIALACISNLLGIKFRAYIPKNTPRITEILLKMLGAEVIRTEYETINQEFIEYVRNAAEKDNALNLNQFTNDNNFEVHYKYTARELEEQLKVINKVPPTAIIASIGTSGHIGGISTYFKEKYGNSVKIIGVVPAKGSVIPGIKRLETNPKWYSKDKVDRVIEITKEEAVKQVLKIARKDGLLLGLSSGAVAAAYEHIRQEYDRGVFILVFPDDSFKYLEIFGDYLRMHPNNV, from the coding sequence TTGAGTGAGAAAAGGTTTATACTAAAAGTGTTCCGTAACCCTATGGAAATGCTACCTCATATATGGCCTACTCCTCTAGTATTCCTTCCTAGCTTATCTGACAAAGATAGGGAAGTTTATGGAAAACTAGAGTACTTCAATCCTTTCAGCCATAGTATTAAAGATCGTGCTGTATGGAATATGGTAGTAAAGGCTTACCAAGAGTGTATTGAATGCAAGAAATTGTATGAGGCAACATCAGGTAATGTCGGAATAGCTCTTGCTTGTATATCAAATTTATTAGGTATAAAGTTTAGAGCATATATCCCAAAGAATACACCTAGGATAACTGAAATTCTTCTTAAAATGCTTGGAGCGGAAGTTATTCGCACAGAGTATGAAACTATAAACCAGGAGTTTATCGAATATGTAAGAAACGCCGCAGAGAAGGATAATGCGTTAAATCTTAACCAATTTACAAATGACAACAATTTTGAAGTACATTATAAGTATACTGCAAGAGAATTGGAGGAGCAATTAAAAGTTATAAATAAAGTACCTCCTACTGCTATAATAGCTTCAATCGGGACATCTGGCCATATAGGCGGAATATCAACTTACTTTAAGGAAAAATATGGGAATAGTGTTAAGATAATAGGTGTAGTGCCAGCAAAAGGAAGTGTTATACCCGGTATAAAGAGGCTAGAAACAAATCCCAAATGGTATTCCAAAGACAAAGTAGATAGAGTTATTGAAATTACAAAGGAGGAAGCAGTTAAACAAGTACTAAAAATAGCTAGAAAAGATGGATTACTTCTTGGATTAAGTAGTGGAGCCGTAGCTGCAGCCTATGAACATATAAGACAAGAATATGATAGAGGAGTATTTATACTGGTGTTTCCCGATGATTCCTTTAAATACCTTGAGATCTTTGGAGACTACCTAAGGATGCATCCAAATAATGTTTAA
- a CDS encoding transcriptional regulator, whose amino-acid sequence MKYSYCEVYVKRILPAIRILIAKELLEKYGYTQLGISKLLGVSQPFLNYYISGRRRPKYIVVLERDPLIRDIVKKEVDCLVKRKCTNITPCDLCTELRMKGIESILNLLGINPKDIIYPECIFQG is encoded by the coding sequence TTGAAGTATTCTTATTGCGAAGTCTATGTTAAGAGAATTCTCCCAGCTATTAGAATATTAATTGCTAAGGAACTTCTTGAGAAATATGGGTATACGCAACTGGGGATCTCTAAGCTTCTTGGTGTTAGCCAGCCTTTTTTAAATTATTATATCAGTGGGAGAAGGAGGCCAAAATATATTGTTGTTCTTGAGAGGGATCCCTTAATTAGAGATATTGTAAAAAAAGAGGTTGATTGCTTAGTAAAGAGGAAATGTACTAATATTACTCCCTGTGATTTATGTACAGAACTAAGGATGAAGGGGATTGAAAGCATACTCAACTTACTAGGGATAAATCCTAAGGACATTATTTATCCAGAATGTATTTTCCAGGGATGA
- a CDS encoding aminotransferase class V-fold PLP-dependent enzyme: MTTSLDPYLIRNDFPLLHRYNIVYLDNAATTQKPYYVINAITDYYREYNANIHRGLYELSEKSTELYEDTKEYVAKFLNASSWDEVIYTRNASEALNIIAYSLAFSFLKPGDEVITTIMEHHSNLLPWLRLSKTYGIKVKIAKVSEREGVLVKHIENLITERTKVIAFTHASNVTGVINSVKKITSLARKNNIITVLDAAQSIPHLRLDVRDLGIDFTVFSAHKILGPMGIGVIWGRRDLLENMIPVMLGGDMVKNVTLINRDTMETKVKYNDLPWKFEAGTPNVAGAVGLKAALEYVNKIGYNNIRSHEIILSRTLIKELQEAFGDRIRIIGPLDPTKRTGLVAFTFRDNVKPEVVATWLASKNICVRAGFHCAEPLHEYLGLLDGSVRASYYIYNTMEDIEKLVTSLKELMVKIYG; this comes from the coding sequence GTGACTACATCGCTTGACCCCTATCTAATAAGGAATGATTTTCCTTTGTTACATAGATATAATATAGTATACCTAGATAATGCTGCTACTACACAGAAACCCTATTATGTCATAAACGCCATTACCGATTATTATAGAGAATATAATGCTAACATACACAGGGGACTGTACGAATTAAGTGAGAAAAGTACAGAATTATATGAGGACACCAAGGAGTATGTTGCCAAATTCCTTAATGCTAGTTCCTGGGATGAAGTAATATATACAAGAAATGCTAGTGAGGCATTAAACATAATAGCATATTCTCTAGCATTTAGTTTTCTTAAACCAGGTGATGAAGTAATAACAACTATTATGGAGCACCATAGTAATCTTCTTCCATGGCTTAGGTTGAGCAAGACCTATGGGATAAAAGTTAAGATAGCTAAAGTTAGTGAGAGAGAAGGTGTTCTAGTAAAGCATATAGAAAACTTAATAACTGAAAGAACAAAGGTTATTGCATTTACCCATGCATCAAATGTTACAGGAGTAATAAACAGTGTAAAGAAAATAACTAGTCTAGCAAGAAAGAATAATATAATAACAGTATTGGATGCTGCCCAAAGCATACCACACTTAAGACTAGATGTTCGGGACCTAGGAATTGATTTTACAGTATTTAGTGCCCACAAGATCCTTGGGCCAATGGGTATTGGTGTAATATGGGGTAGAAGAGATTTACTCGAAAACATGATCCCAGTAATGCTGGGCGGGGATATGGTAAAGAATGTTACTTTGATCAACAGGGATACCATGGAAACTAAAGTAAAATACAATGACCTACCATGGAAATTTGAAGCAGGCACCCCCAATGTAGCTGGAGCCGTAGGATTAAAAGCCGCTCTTGAATACGTTAATAAAATAGGATATAATAACATAAGAAGTCATGAGATCATATTATCTAGGACTCTTATTAAGGAATTACAGGAAGCCTTTGGAGATCGCATCAGGATTATTGGCCCACTTGACCCTACCAAAAGAACAGGGCTTGTAGCATTTACTTTCAGAGATAATGTAAAACCTGAAGTAGTAGCAACATGGTTGGCGTCGAAGAATATTTGTGTTAGAGCAGGATTCCATTGCGCCGAACCTCTCCATGAATACCTTGGTTTGCTAGATGGTAGTGTTAGAGCAAGCTATTACATATACAATACCATGGAGGATATAGAAAAACTAGTTACTTCATTAAAGGAGCTTATGGTGAAGATATATGGTTGA
- a CDS encoding pyrrolidone-carboxylate peptidase, with translation MFGLGGCWFIVSGFDWYRGRGGWVLYYPNPSGVVASLLDGVVVGDCSVRGVVLDVDYSSIVRLNRVLEELRPVGVVGLGLHPLASVPLLEASAVNICFENHDGEKTVSKLYSDSPLSISVQIELFDLLKYLWSRGYDVAPSNTTGLYLCNAVAYTIYRYASRNNSKALFIHIPPVGILKHRLSRTYVNMWSIDLLKQLVVDVLKYMVKISDK, from the coding sequence GTGTTTGGTTTGGGTGGTTGTTGGTTTATTGTTTCTGGTTTTGATTGGTATCGTGGGAGGGGTGGTTGGGTTTTGTATTATCCTAATCCTTCTGGTGTTGTTGCTTCTCTGCTTGATGGAGTGGTTGTTGGGGATTGTAGTGTTCGTGGTGTTGTTTTGGATGTTGATTATTCTAGTATAGTGAGGCTTAACAGGGTCTTAGAGGAGCTTAGGCCTGTTGGTGTTGTTGGGCTTGGTCTTCACCCTCTTGCTAGTGTTCCGTTGTTGGAGGCTTCTGCTGTTAATATTTGTTTCGAAAACCATGATGGTGAGAAAACTGTTTCTAAGCTATATAGTGATTCGCCTCTGAGTATTAGTGTTCAAATAGAATTGTTTGATTTATTAAAGTATTTGTGGAGTAGGGGATACGATGTTGCACCATCAAATACTACTGGGCTTTATTTATGTAATGCTGTAGCATATACAATCTATAGGTATGCTTCTAGGAATAATTCTAAAGCATTATTCATACATATACCACCAGTTGGTATATTAAAGCATAGACTTAGTAGAACATATGTGAATATGTGGAGTATTGATTTGTTGAAGCAACTAGTAGTTGATGTTTTAAAGTATATGGTTAAAATAAGTGATAAGTGA
- a CDS encoding glycerophosphodiester phosphodiesterase, whose protein sequence is MSIIDLLNIKPFAVIGHRGAAGRYPENTLKSIEYVIGLGVEIVEVDVRATRDGEIIVFHDPDLKRLFGINKSINELDYSWIRNNLRLDSEHIPLLSEVLELVKDRVGLFVEIKEPNITRRVVELINKYNMVNNVAIISFHDEALVKAKQLIPNIVTGLIYFKPPGRLFDAKKLRANIVLPRYNIASLKANQLAHKLKLKVVVWTVNNEKLVYEMIRREVDGIASDYPDLLINIRKKLSS, encoded by the coding sequence TTGAGTATAATTGATCTCTTAAATATTAAGCCTTTCGCAGTTATTGGTCATAGAGGAGCTGCTGGTAGGTATCCTGAGAATACTTTGAAATCAATAGAGTATGTTATTGGTTTGGGTGTTGAAATAGTTGAGGTAGATGTTAGGGCTACGAGGGATGGGGAAATAATTGTTTTCCACGACCCCGATCTTAAGAGATTATTTGGAATAAATAAATCTATTAATGAACTGGATTATTCATGGATAAGAAATAATTTGAGGCTTGATAGTGAACACATACCTTTACTGAGCGAAGTTTTAGAGCTTGTTAAGGATCGTGTTGGCTTATTTGTTGAGATAAAGGAGCCAAATATTACTCGTAGAGTAGTGGAGCTCATCAATAAATATAACATGGTAAATAATGTAGCAATCATTAGCTTTCATGATGAAGCACTTGTAAAAGCTAAACAATTGATTCCAAACATTGTTACTGGACTAATATATTTTAAGCCTCCCGGTAGATTATTTGATGCTAAAAAACTCAGAGCAAATATTGTGCTTCCACGCTATAATATAGCATCATTAAAAGCTAATCAGCTAGCACATAAGCTTAAGCTCAAAGTAGTTGTTTGGACAGTTAATAATGAGAAACTAGTTTATGAAATGATTAGGAGAGAAGTGGATGGTATTGCTAGTGATTACCCAGACCTCTTAATAAATATTAGGAAGAAACTATCTAGCTAA
- a CDS encoding 50S ribosomal protein L40e, with protein MPITDPVKLQIVYNRVLNKKVCRKCGALNPPTATKCRRCKSKNLRPKKGFKLK; from the coding sequence ATGCCTATAACGGACCCGGTAAAACTACAAATAGTATATAATAGAGTTCTAAACAAGAAGGTTTGCCGTAAATGTGGAGCATTAAACCCGCCCACAGCCACAAAGTGTAGGAGATGTAAGAGTAAGAATTTGAGGCCTAAGAAAGGCTTTAAACTAAAGTAG
- a CDS encoding sodium:solute symporter family protein produces the protein MISYLIGFWLIPRLWRDAKERGWLTLADAFRDLYNSRFVAGFVALTGALWSIPYVQLQIQGMGYIIEVSGYGYIDPLTAKVVAFTLLAIFVIIGGLVSVASINALQGAIMLIAIWFIGIVSPIVAFGGIDKLFNTLTSYNPPPSAKFHLYPTTSDLYFLYSIILIAPMAFWLWPNRVQNIFGARDEETVKRNMVLVGIYQLSQIPAILVGLTAVGLVAKGLLNVPIHVKEYADQSFMLVARTLFNPFIVGLIGAGALAASISTAAAILHVSGALFSKNIVFAKNEKQLLIYARLFTCLIALISLILAIYAPGALIYLLLVGYAGIVQFFPEYIIALKKPGLIDKYTAVTAMSAGMIVVGYVKYYYGRIWNIYEGLWGLLANLLVLSIMLLIKKLIKGKQ, from the coding sequence ATGATTAGTTATCTCATAGGGTTCTGGCTAATACCACGGCTTTGGCGCGATGCTAAGGAGAGGGGTTGGTTAACTCTTGCTGATGCCTTCAGAGACCTCTATAATTCACGTTTTGTTGCTGGATTTGTTGCTTTAACGGGTGCTTTGTGGAGTATACCATATGTTCAGCTCCAAATCCAGGGGATGGGTTATATTATTGAGGTTTCAGGTTATGGATACATAGATCCTTTAACAGCTAAAGTAGTGGCTTTCACATTACTAGCAATATTTGTGATCATAGGTGGACTAGTCAGTGTTGCAAGCATTAATGCGTTGCAAGGAGCAATAATGCTTATAGCAATATGGTTTATAGGAATTGTTTCGCCAATAGTTGCTTTCGGCGGAATAGACAAGTTATTCAATACCTTAACAAGCTATAATCCACCTCCAAGTGCTAAGTTTCACTTATATCCTACAACTAGTGATCTATACTTTCTATACTCGATAATCCTTATTGCACCAATGGCTTTCTGGCTTTGGCCTAACCGTGTTCAAAACATTTTCGGCGCTAGAGATGAGGAAACTGTTAAGAGAAACATGGTTTTAGTTGGGATCTACCAGTTGAGCCAAATACCAGCTATTCTTGTTGGCTTAACTGCTGTGGGCTTAGTTGCTAAGGGATTACTAAATGTTCCTATACATGTAAAGGAATATGCTGATCAAAGCTTCATGCTTGTAGCTAGAACCCTCTTTAACCCATTCATAGTTGGATTAATTGGTGCTGGAGCATTGGCTGCTTCAATATCTACTGCTGCAGCAATTCTCCACGTATCTGGTGCGTTGTTTTCAAAGAATATTGTATTCGCCAAAAACGAGAAACAACTACTAATATATGCTAGATTATTCACATGCTTGATCGCGTTGATAAGCCTTATACTAGCAATATATGCTCCCGGAGCATTAATTTATTTATTACTTGTAGGATATGCTGGAATAGTACAGTTTTTCCCAGAATACATTATAGCGTTGAAGAAGCCTGGATTAATAGATAAATATACTGCTGTAACAGCAATGTCTGCTGGAATGATAGTGGTTGGATATGTGAAATATTATTATGGGAGAATATGGAACATATATGAGGGACTCTGGGGATTACTTGCAAACCTACTAGTATTGAGCATAATGCTTTTAATCAAGAAACTTATAAAGGGTAAACAATAA
- a CDS encoding nucleotidyltransferase: MTYTLEDLAVVLGKLSSYGVKFVVIGDTVVQLALRIKLFTGDVDLFVYEPSPLVEEDFYREIVEKENWGISTTELGTPRIIARVGEKEIIVELYENFMDIEIPEEILGQARTINVKGVKVRVLRPEHYFVLKARQGVDLDKLSEYYKKLGSLDKRLLEKSIEAFPEEEQSLIRERLSSIGISF; the protein is encoded by the coding sequence TTGACTTATACTCTTGAGGATCTAGCAGTTGTTCTCGGCAAACTTAGTAGTTATGGGGTGAAGTTTGTTGTTATAGGTGATACTGTTGTACAGCTTGCTCTTAGAATTAAATTGTTCACGGGAGATGTTGATCTATTTGTTTATGAGCCTAGCCCCTTGGTGGAGGAGGATTTCTACCGTGAAATAGTTGAGAAGGAGAACTGGGGTATTTCGACAACTGAGCTAGGAACACCTAGGATCATTGCTCGTGTCGGTGAGAAAGAAATTATTGTGGAGCTATACGAGAACTTCATGGATATAGAGATACCTGAGGAAATACTTGGCCAAGCTAGAACAATTAATGTTAAAGGTGTAAAAGTGAGGGTTCTTAGACCCGAGCACTACTTTGTTCTGAAAGCACGGCAAGGTGTTGATCTTGATAAGCTTTCAGAATACTATAAGAAACTGGGCAGTCTTGATAAGAGGCTTCTCGAGAAATCTATTGAGGCATTCCCTGAAGAGGAACAATCGTTGATTCGCGAAAGATTATCATCGATCGGAATAAGTTTCTGA
- a CDS encoding radical SAM protein: MVYEKEYVKPSPFYEVYDEKKKIIRCTVCERRCVLAPGLTGICWNHKNIGGKLYNIAYGLLSAVEPRPIEIKPLFHYYPNSIALTFSGWGCNFRCPWCQNYHISWSKPDPDKSIYMEPRKLVELAKKLKNHGLCASFNEPTIHLEYLLDVGEYAVKQGLYLTMVTNGYMTLKTIKYLLRHGYTGFSIDIKGCPYTYKKYLSANPLIIYRNTKTILDHGGHAEMVYLVVPKANDWRECYEWIIDNHLKYLGENVPLHINRYYPANKYYEPPTNISKLVEIKREAEKAGIDYVYIGNTPYEEYEYTRCPRCGKVLIVRRNYRVIKWNLTKDHRCPRCGYKINIYGEYIHK, encoded by the coding sequence ATGGTTTATGAGAAAGAATATGTTAAGCCTAGCCCGTTTTATGAAGTATATGATGAGAAAAAGAAGATTATTAGGTGCACGGTATGTGAGAGAAGATGCGTATTAGCGCCTGGATTAACGGGTATTTGTTGGAATCATAAAAATATTGGTGGTAAACTATATAATATAGCGTATGGATTGCTCAGTGCTGTTGAGCCTAGACCTATAGAGATCAAGCCATTATTTCACTACTACCCTAATAGTATAGCATTAACGTTTTCTGGTTGGGGATGCAATTTTCGTTGCCCATGGTGTCAGAATTACCACATTAGTTGGAGTAAGCCAGACCCAGATAAATCAATCTATATGGAGCCGAGAAAACTAGTTGAGCTAGCTAAGAAACTAAAAAATCACGGGTTATGTGCAAGTTTTAATGAACCAACTATTCATTTAGAATATCTCCTCGACGTAGGCGAATATGCTGTTAAACAAGGATTATATTTGACCATGGTAACAAATGGGTATATGACTCTTAAAACAATTAAATACTTGTTAAGACACGGCTACACAGGGTTCAGCATTGATATCAAAGGTTGCCCCTATACATATAAAAAGTATCTATCAGCTAACCCGCTCATAATATATAGGAATACAAAAACAATACTGGATCACGGCGGTCATGCGGAAATGGTTTACCTAGTTGTTCCGAAAGCTAATGATTGGAGAGAATGTTATGAATGGATAATTGATAATCACCTTAAATATCTAGGGGAAAATGTTCCATTACATATTAACAGGTATTATCCAGCAAACAAATACTATGAACCCCCGACGAATATATCCAAACTAGTAGAGATCAAGCGTGAAGCGGAGAAAGCTGGAATAGATTACGTGTATATAGGGAATACTCCATACGAAGAATACGAGTATACACGATGTCCTAGATGTGGTAAAGTATTAATTGTTAGAAGAAACTATAGAGTTATCAAGTGGAATCTGACAAAAGATCATCGTTGTCCCAGATGCGGATACAAGATCAATATCTATGGAGAATATATACATAAGTAA
- a CDS encoding BMP family lipoprotein has product MKAITRMGMAILIVVIIAIALAGVYYYTTQTAPQTTKTTTTQSTTPTTTTATTTTTQQAKKIKVAVVFDVGGRGDLSFNDMAYLGAERAKQELGVDVEYLTPKSLNDMQPLLEQLSKSHEYDVIILIGFLWTDPLNKTADKYPDQKYALIDSTTGVVRNNEVDMLFREQECASLIGILASAMAYQLNGSTVGAVAGMDIPPLWKFHIGYLFGVKYFEMKTGKKVNFLWQYTGTFTDPQKGYQTAMQMLQQGAKVLYGVAGLTHLGMFDAVIDWNEKGYGKAFAIGQDASQEWYNPNYIPLSGAKRVDVAVYTVIKMVVDGTWKGGIHTLGLKEGGVGIWDLDGVKYFAKIAYNEGKLPKGLTPDDVVRIVNQTRHKYIPQYAWNLVNDLEQKIKNGEIVFKTPQTHEEYDHIIQELLQGNLNAALEKGSVS; this is encoded by the coding sequence TTGAAAGCTATAACACGTATGGGTATGGCTATTTTAATAGTAGTTATAATTGCTATAGCATTAGCTGGAGTATACTATTATACCACACAAACGGCTCCGCAAACTACCAAAACAACAACCACACAATCAACAACGCCTACTACAACTACAGCTACAACTACAACTACTCAACAAGCTAAAAAGATCAAGGTTGCAGTGGTATTTGATGTTGGTGGAAGAGGAGATCTAAGCTTTAATGATATGGCATATCTTGGAGCAGAGAGAGCTAAGCAGGAGCTCGGTGTTGATGTAGAATATTTAACTCCTAAATCACTAAATGATATGCAGCCACTCCTAGAACAACTAAGTAAGAGCCACGAATACGACGTTATAATTCTCATAGGCTTCCTATGGACCGATCCATTAAATAAGACCGCCGACAAGTATCCTGATCAAAAATATGCATTAATAGATTCCACAACAGGTGTTGTGAGAAACAATGAGGTAGACATGCTTTTCCGCGAACAAGAATGTGCAAGCCTTATAGGAATACTAGCATCTGCGATGGCATATCAATTAAACGGATCAACAGTTGGTGCTGTTGCTGGAATGGATATTCCTCCATTATGGAAGTTCCATATAGGATACCTATTCGGAGTAAAATATTTTGAGATGAAGACGGGTAAGAAAGTAAACTTTCTCTGGCAATACACAGGCACATTTACTGATCCACAAAAAGGATACCAGACCGCGATGCAGATGCTGCAACAAGGAGCAAAAGTCCTATATGGAGTAGCCGGTCTCACACATCTAGGAATGTTTGACGCAGTTATTGATTGGAACGAGAAAGGATATGGTAAAGCCTTTGCTATAGGACAAGATGCTAGCCAGGAATGGTATAATCCAAACTATATACCATTAAGCGGTGCTAAAAGAGTAGATGTCGCAGTATATACTGTTATAAAAATGGTTGTTGATGGAACATGGAAAGGAGGAATACATACACTAGGACTTAAAGAGGGCGGTGTAGGAATCTGGGATCTGGACGGTGTTAAATATTTTGCTAAAATAGCATACAATGAGGGCAAGCTACCAAAGGGACTAACTCCTGATGACGTTGTTAGAATAGTTAACCAGACGAGACACAAGTACATACCCCAGTATGCATGGAATCTAGTCAATGACTTAGAACAGAAGATTAAGAATGGCGAAATAGTGTTTAAGACCCCGCAGACACATGAGGAATATGATCATATTATCCAAGAGCTCTTGCAAGGAAACTTAAATGCAGCACTGGAGAAGGGAAGTGTTAGCTAA
- a CDS encoding ABC transporter ATP-binding protein, whose product MSEKYAVEMEDIHKVYPDGVVALKGVDFRVKKGEIHGLLGENGAGKTTLMRILYGEIKPTRGKIKVFGEEVSFHGPWDAIAKGIGMVYQHFTLVPTFTVEENLYLSLLSINPKATINEAIEKAKKAIEATGLKIPFNEVIEDLPIGVQQRVEIIKALIRDAKILILDEPTSVLTPIEVRELFKALKKMKSMGITIIFITHKLKEVLEITDRITVLRRGKVVGTVETSKVDEKTLARMMVQREVVFKIEKKPGKYGRETLVINDLYVNDDRGLPAVKGVSLAIREGEILGLAGVQGNGQRELAEAVAGIRPVVRGKIVFDGKDVTNLDAYNRYKIGIAYVPDSRKIGLIGEMSIVENVVLTNLYRVLSRKFRMISWGKASSIADEVVRKLEVVAPSINAPIKYLSGGNQQKVMVGREIVREPKVFIVAEPTQGLDVAATEFIRKTLLSLRDRGKAVLLISTDLDEILQLSDRIAVIYEGKIMAVGKPEEFTLERLGLLMGGVHG is encoded by the coding sequence ATGTCTGAAAAATATGCTGTGGAGATGGAGGATATTCATAAAGTATATCCTGATGGAGTAGTTGCTTTAAAAGGAGTTGATTTTAGAGTTAAAAAAGGAGAAATACATGGTTTGCTCGGCGAAAATGGTGCCGGGAAAACCACTCTTATGAGAATATTATATGGTGAAATAAAGCCTACTAGAGGAAAGATAAAGGTTTTCGGTGAAGAAGTAAGTTTCCATGGTCCATGGGATGCTATAGCGAAAGGTATAGGAATGGTTTATCAACACTTTACACTTGTCCCCACATTTACTGTCGAAGAAAACCTGTATCTGAGCCTACTTAGTATAAATCCGAAAGCAACTATAAATGAAGCAATTGAAAAAGCTAAAAAAGCTATAGAAGCTACAGGTTTAAAGATACCGTTTAATGAAGTCATAGAAGATCTGCCTATAGGTGTTCAACAAAGAGTAGAAATAATAAAAGCATTGATTCGAGACGCTAAAATACTTATTCTCGACGAACCCACTAGTGTATTGACGCCTATAGAGGTACGCGAATTATTCAAAGCATTGAAAAAGATGAAATCTATGGGCATAACAATTATTTTTATTACTCATAAACTCAAAGAAGTATTGGAGATTACTGATCGAATAACTGTTCTTAGAAGAGGAAAAGTTGTTGGAACAGTAGAAACAAGTAAGGTTGATGAAAAAACACTTGCTAGAATGATGGTTCAGAGAGAAGTAGTGTTTAAAATTGAGAAGAAACCAGGCAAGTATGGTAGGGAGACTCTAGTAATCAACGATCTATATGTTAATGATGATAGAGGATTACCTGCTGTAAAAGGTGTTTCGTTAGCGATTAGAGAGGGAGAAATACTTGGGTTAGCCGGCGTTCAAGGTAATGGGCAGAGAGAACTTGCTGAAGCTGTTGCTGGTATAAGGCCTGTTGTTCGTGGAAAAATAGTTTTCGATGGGAAAGATGTCACGAATCTAGATGCATATAATAGATATAAGATCGGTATCGCATATGTTCCTGATTCTAGAAAAATTGGCCTTATAGGAGAAATGAGCATTGTTGAAAACGTTGTTCTCACAAATCTGTATAGAGTACTAAGTAGAAAGTTTAGAATGATAAGTTGGGGAAAGGCTTCAAGTATTGCAGATGAAGTGGTTAGGAAGCTTGAAGTAGTTGCGCCAAGTATTAATGCTCCGATTAAGTACTTGAGCGGCGGTAATCAACAGAAAGTAATGGTTGGCAGAGAGATTGTTCGTGAACCTAAGGTTTTCATTGTTGCAGAGCCTACGCAGGGATTAGATGTTGCAGCAACAGAGTTTATTAGGAAAACTCTTCTCTCGCTACGAGACCGTGGTAAAGCAGTTTTATTGATATCGACTGATCTAGATGAGATTCTTCAGTTAAGTGATCGGATAGCTGTTATATATGAAGGTAAAATCATGGCTGTAGGTAAGCCTGAAGAGTTTACACTTGAGAGACTGGGCTTGTTAATGGGTGGTGTTCATGGCTAA